AATAACTCGAGTTTCAACTCTAACACTTTGTTGCCTGTTCACGATTCATGTGGATTCTGTTTTAGATAGTATTTCTCCACTGCAAAATGGATATTTAGGATATCACTAAGGGAAAATGATTGTTGCTGAAAGCAATTATGGGTGAACTGCAAAATATGAAGAaagaatttaaatgtaattcaaTCAAGGCACAACATGCCTGTTTTaatatttctcatattttgaAAGTCATCATTGCAAGTGATTAAACCCCTATCACGCATACTGTATAGCAACTTCCCCATAATTCCAAAAAATGGTATGTGACTGTACtctcattttaatcatttgagATGCCagtggaaacagaaagagggagatagGGAGATGACACAAATACAGTATCAAGGACAAGAGTGCCCTCTAGTGATTAATGAAgacatgcacagaaaaaaatccacaccCACATTAATTGTTTAGATAACTAACAAGttctatttgtttaaaaaaaacatttatttcatgaaaTCGACTGACCAAATATTCCAATACTGTAGTCTAAATACATCTGTGGTGACATTATCAGTGCATGTAGAATGGAGACATGAATATATTAGGGATCTTACAAAACGGAGGTAATATATCCAAGTTAAATCATAAATAAGACAATGTTGTTGAAAAAGCAGTTTAGAAAACAAGATCCATGTAAAACTGACCAGTAACTAATTGACCTGTCATTGTCATTCACTGCTTTGGAGGAAATGAATGGCACAAACATTGTAGGTAgttgaaaacagatgaaatcaTTCCTTTAAAGTTCATCATGTTGGTAGGTGAATTCCCTGGTTGATATGAAaccatcttcatcctcatcctcatttTTGAAGATATCATCTATCATTGCTTCATGTTCTGTGTCGTTGGGTGAGTATCCATGTTTCTCATACTCCTTCTTTAAGTACTCTTTCACCTGTGGTGCATACAGAATAATGGCATTCACAAATAgcaatacaatatataatatatatatatatatatatatatatatatatatatatatatatatatatatatatatatatatatatatatatatatatatatatatatatatcagcatATATACAGCAGCTTGAAAAGACTTTCACACCTCCTGTCTGGAGAGTTTCCAGTCATCATTGAGATCCATCTCCCGGAAAGTTTCATGTGACCTGGGACCATTTCGGATCTCCATGAGCTCAATGTCGAAAATTAGGGTACTGCCTGGAGGGATCTGGCctgtaaacaaagaaaaaatgtaaatcatcaAAGAGACACAGGTATGTGATGatggaagagagacagagacattaCCCTCCCCTTTCTGGAATACAAATTTTACCTTTTCCTTCCTTGCCATATGCCAGAGATGGAGGGACAGTCAGTTTTCGGTGCTCTCCTGTGCACATGTTCTGCAGACCCTTATCCCAGCCCTTGATCACCTCTCGGATCCCAAGTGTGAACCATACTGGATTTTTATCCCCATGCTTGCGGCTGCCAAGAGTCACAAAGATCCATCACAGTGttctttgaggaaaaaaaagtccagtaCACATAGACTTGATATcacaaatatgcacaataaGGGTCCACTATTTGCCACCTAACTGTAAGAAGAGGTGTCAAGTGTTAATGTTGAGTTCTGAATGCACAATGGCACAGACAGTGATAAAGTGTGGGCTGCAGCATGGTGTAGTCCATTAGCTATATATCGATTTTTACAACTATAACAAGCAGTGACCCTAATGTGACTTTTCATTAACAGGGAAGATTGTGACAAAATTGCACAGCCATACATGCAACATTATTAGTTTCTTGCTGCACATTACCTGGAATGAAACATGGTGCCATTACTCTCCAAGTATCCCTCGTAATGTACAAGAAGCATATCTCCATATTTTGTCTTACGGTAACACATAAAGGGTTTTTGTATAACTTCAATTTTGACTTCTGGCTCAGGTAGTTTCCCCCCGGTTGCAAACGCAAACAGCGATGGCAGTATcgaacaaatagaaaaaaagatcattttgaTAAACAATAGTTCTCGTATTCACAAAATTTGCTTATAAAAGCCAATTTAAACCATCCTCTGAAAAAAGCAGTGgccaaaataaatgcaacagGATTGGCAACTACGTGGCAGCCAACTTCTGCAATGAACGCAACCACTGTTCAGCTATGTGCCCTCCTCCCTCTATAATTGGATAGATTCATTTAAGCCCCGCCTCCTATTGGTGTTCTCTTATTTCATTGGTTTATCTATCAGTCAATCGCCGCAATCCACACCCACAATACTTAATTCCTCCTGACGTAAGTGGGCGGGACCTCGTTAGCTGCTCTCGCGATTCACGAAAAACTTTACACACTTTTATCTACGTAGCTGGAATGTAAACGGTAGACGTTACTCTACACATCACACTCGGGGCCCGATGGAGTCGCTGGAATCAGCTGTGCATCATATCTGGCTATGATAAACGAGTAATGAACGGCAAAAACACTTAATTAAACAATGGAGGGAATGCTGTATAAGTGGACCAATTACATAAGCGGTACGTTATTCCCACAATCGTTAAATGATTTCGGTTATAGCTCTCGTTTTTTAGGCAGCTAGCTAGCATGACAACGTCATACATAGCACACTTGTGTTGAGCTAACAGCAGCTTTCGTCTATTGGAGTTTATGCACCGCTACAAATGAACTAACATCTCATTTACTCTCCTAGCTAAATAACGAATTGAAAATTAACCTTATTCATGAAGTATTAATACGTAGCGCTAGCTAAATCTGCTAGTTCCCACCATCTGTCATTATAATCTGATTTAACGACTGATTAGTTGTTGCTAATATAGCGTAAGTCTCTCCAAGTTCATGAAGCTGACTAACTTGTAAACAAATTTACAGTATTGAGAAAcaaagtcatgtattaaaggtTATAGCGATtatctacatttttaaatatcctTTTCAGGTTGGCAACCTCGTTGGTTTGTGCTAGATGGAGGAACTTTGTCTTACTATGACTCTCAAGAAGATGCCTGGAAAGGTTGCAAGGGCAGCattaaaatttcagtttgtgaaaTACAAGGTCGGTATAACCCACTTTATTCTTTGTGCTTTGTTTCGTGGTGCAAATCTTTAATATTCTAGTaccttttggaaaaaaaacacatgtagtCCTGACAAGCATCTCTCCttgtctgctgctgtgttttagtTCATTCCTCTGACTCGACACGAGTGGACCTGACCATACCTGGAGAGCAGTACTTTTACCTCAGAGCCATTAATGCAGCAGAGAGGCAAAAATGGCTGGTGGCACTGGGAACAGCCAAAGCTTGCCTTACAGACAACCGAACTAAGAGAGAAAAAGGTAAATGGATGCCATTACATCCAAATCTGACATAGTAGAGAATTCACTTATATAGCTAGTATTTTCTATAAAGTAATCTTTGCAGAGCTTTCCAAACTTTGTCTAATTggttgtttgtatgtatttctaTTACAGAACTCCAAGAGAACACAGAGGCGCTGAAAACTAAGATGTCAGAACTCAGATTGTACTGTGACCTTCTTCTCCAACAAGTAAACAAGATCAAGGAGAATGATGAGCTAGGAGACACAGCGGAGGTAAGGTTAAGGTTCGGATGAGCTGATGAAATAAGAGAAGCTGCTGTTGGTGTGAAACTGCAGTACAGGGTAGCCTATTTGCAACTACAGAGACATCAAATTGCTGTGTGCTTACCCTGGCAAATAGACCAGACATTTACTGTCAGGCAGCAAATGTTAACACAAGTacgtttttaaaaaagcttgaCTTTGTAGATTTTAGCACACTATTCAACTACACTCTGatctttctctttgcttttgCACAACAGTGGTTTCAGCTGTCAGACCAATTGGGATATGTGTCAGTGTTAGcaaatgtgtatgtttgtgtgcccTTTTCAGACAGGCATAGACACTGGAAACATGGTGAAATCTACATGCACCACTTTCCTTAAGACTCTAGAGGAATGCATGCAGATAGCGAATCGTACTTTCAGTACGGATATGGCAACACAGAGTCCACCAGGATCTCCCCCAGTAGCAGCCATTAAACCTCAGAAGGTACATTTCTCTCAACTCCTCTGTTTCTGATTAGATAATGCAATAACAAGTTATAATATAACAAGTCTTGGATTGTTCTAATCCtctgatgtctttttttcttcaacagATTAAACCTGTCAATCAGTTAAATCAGAACCTTGGAGAAAAGTAGGTATTTTGTGCTGTTATATAATTATGTTGTCTTACTGCCTCTGTATTGATCATTAATTGTCAAAGTAGCACTTTGCAAAGTGAGACACAAATTAAATACCCTTGCAGAAGTTTACTGCTGATATGATGATACTCTGTAATTAATGTGTTCTTAATTTATGTTACATTTCTGTGGCATTAGGCGAAGTTCCCTATAAGATTTGCCCAAAACATGTGTATCCAAAGTTTTAGAATTAACATTGTACACTCAAATGTATTCTAGATGGAGAGATTTGTCTGAAACCACAGGAGAAGCAATTGCACATGACAACCAGAGCCTAGACTCTGGAGCAGAGGGGCCAGATGAACCAGACAGACCGGAACACCATCCCTCCCCATCAGGTAAGTCAGGTGTCCCAACCACTTACTTTACATGCTACACAGTTCCCTGAACTGAAAACCATTACTGCGTTCCATAAAGGGACGACCACACCGCACAAATGGGGCctggttgttgtgtgtgtatcatctGAACTGATGTGGATAGATTATTTCCTTTTAGTGAGTGGACAGTGATGGATGTCCAGTTACGTTATTGCATTTCCCTTAGCAGTACCAAAGCCGTTATACAGGGGCAGCTGCTGCTGGCGATGGGAAATAAGTCTAGTCTTTTTCAACCTGTTATGGATTATATACTATACcattataaatacaaaaatacagtatttaaatgaCTACACATTGAAAAACATAGTTTAAGGGAAACTtcctacagtatatgtttttttttttagttgaaataTGCCCCAAAGCATAATATGGAGAGGTGTCATAAATGTTGTCATGACCCAGACTCATTGAACAGACTGGCAGCAGTACAGAGATATTACCTTTTCAATTTTTTAAGCGAGCCTCACTTTCTAACCAATCAAAAGAGGCCAAAGTGAGGGGTGGAAGCTCACGACTGTCAATCAATTTGTGAACGCACTTCTTGCATACTACTCCTCTCATACCAACCCTCCAACCTAACATTAGCTGTTGGAAGGTGTCGCTATCATTTCCTGAACTGTGCTGATGAGGTAGATTCAGGTAAACGCTATTATCCTGTATTGATTTGTCTTATTAAATCTGCAGGAATAACAAATTGGGAGAAGacaattaaaatgcagattATTCCAAAGGGACTCTTAActcaatatttttacagtacttTCAAGGAAAAGGCAATATCAACTCAAAATAATAAGCTCAGAGTTGTAGGACATTTTTAATGacactttgtctgtttgtgattaaaatgttaTCCACTATTTTCTGTATGTGTCAATAAAACCCCAGAAATAGTCCTGAAAAATATGACAACATTATGTCAACATTTCACAATGCAGTGTTGTACAACATTAAATCACTGCTGGGTGTGGTCACAAGTGAAACCAATCACACTTTACCACACCCAACTGTGACCCAGAGGTCAGTGTAGAGGTCAGTTTGTTGTACAAtttcactgaaacacaaaataaaggATGAGCTTGAGGTTTGAGTCAGTGTATCCTGCCAGCAATTAAAGACAATGAGTCTACATTGATAGTTGTGTAGTCACCAAAGTGCTGCTTTCACAATTTGCTACACCCAGTCTGATGAAAAGTGATACTGGCTCAACCTGGGCCATTTATCTGTTAACTTGCATTGTACATGTCTCTGTCTGCTGTATCATACAGACATTGATGCAGCCAATGGCAACAGCTCAGTCCAGGAGGAGCAGGTTGATCCTTCCCTACACACTACCCAGAATACCTCTGAGACTAAACACTACGACCAACCGGCAGAGGGGGATGAGGAGAACGACACTGATGATCAAAAGGACACAAAACAAGAGCAGAAGCACAAAGTGGACCAAAGTGAAGAGCACGACAACAATAGCGAAGAAGAGAACGCTGTCCAGCCCCAGCAGCAACAGGAAGCTGTTCCAGACCAAGACGAGCAAGATGAGCAAGATGAGCAATATGAGCAAGACGAGGTTCAGCATGAAGGAGAGACGTCCAGAGATTCAACAGAGccagaagacacagagcaggtgGAAACTTTCTTCAGCACAATGAGTCACAGGTATGAAAATGCTACTCAGGAAGGCCACATCCTTTAGGATACATTAGTTCCTGAATGATCAGCTGTGATATTTCACCAGTAAAGTATTAGGACAAACCAATCTAAGCTATATGTAGTAATTGTGTCTTTGAGGCACTGCACTTCTGCTGCATCTTTTTGACTATACTGCACAGTTACTTACGTTGTGAAAATTTATATGAACTGTACCCATGTTGCACAGAATAAATGACTAATAGTaggttttaaacattttaactgAATCCATTTCAAGATGTCATGATAAGTGTTTTATATTAGTGTGTTCTCTCTTGATCACATGACACAGAGAGGCCCTCATCTGATATTTTGGGTTTGTAAAACTTTCTTGTTAACATTTCACTCTGTATGTTAAAAGTGTACTTTCTGTTTGAGAGTGTTACTGAACAAACGACTAGCGTGCGAATGATCAGTACTGTAATATTCAGTTTTGAGGAAAATAGTATTATTATAATGGAGGAAATTATTGTCTCTTTTAACCAGTATTCAACTGCAAGATGAGGACTaatttttgcagctgttttttttaaaattgacgGGACAGTTTTAGAACGTTAACAGCAGTCTGTTAAGTTGTACACTAAAGTAGCAGAATAGTCTCAGGTATTGTCAGGCATAGAAGTGCATGACACTCTGTGTGAATCATTTCTCTGGCTTGGTTTTGATGTTTGtacccttttcttttttctgtttgatttgatcAAATAAAAGTTGAAATGGTGTACATCCCTCTAATACACAGTATTCTTCTGTTTGAatctgtttcacttttttttagatttagtgATTTAAGACTGGACGACGACAATGGTATCCCCACACAAGAGTTTTTGGACTCATGCTATGCAATAGTGCCTGTATTAGGTAGGCCAGTCACTTTCAGTCTCTCCTCATCTCAATCTGCCACTCTGTTCGTTTTTCTCATGATACCTGTCCTCATCAACTTTAATAAGGAAACCTGAAACTATTCTGaaactttctttcctttttctgtcatttctgcatGTTCTGTTACTCACGTGGTCTGCCATTGATGAGGTGATAGCTTTCTATCTTGGCTTCAtaaacttgttttctttttcttccttttccttctgcacttgtattttttcagtgcttttgtTTATTCTTTATGGCTCAATTGTATGACGAAATTTTGAATTTCGATTTCAATCCTTGTGACTGtggcttgtgtgtgtctgtgtgtctgtctgtccgtctgtctgtctgtccatctgtactgcacatttacagaGTACTACATGTCCATGCAGATGGTAACTCAATCAGTTCAGTCAGTGTAATGTCATGCCTTTTGTTACCAATTTTTGCAGGAATTGTCAGTCcattcacaaaaaaagtaatgatAGACAAGTGATGCAAGCCAATGACACGCTAGAGCTTAAGCAGAGCAGTTTAAATGGAATccattatgcttttccttattttcagtcatatgtaTAATGTTACTAtatcagatgttcatattaaaggtggccaaagtgtcaaataatgaggtaaacctATGTAAAAGTAATCcttgtgagcaaaaagcaccagcttcggactgctctgaacgctcggtttctaacagttttttctactttcagcccaagccGATGTTTGCacatgacagatttctttatatggtcatctgctccatgcacagcGCGCAAGTTCACTGTTCCACTCCACTAACGTAATGgcgtttttccattgttttgggggtaatGACGCTGAGGCTTGACTCTAtgacacagcagggcaaagtaaaataagtagttaacctgttggaggtgtgctggtcgtctgcagctcgtcatcaaacatcattatcgcttgtactattcctccctcacgttctaactgatctgctgaacaaagagctaaatatctccatatgttgttgtgacGAATGGTTTTTAGCGCCGCaaacgaagctctgctaattcagtgaggaacatgtttcatttcctataaattcttcaTAATGAAAgttatttaatgatttaaaagcttttaatttgaagcagtaaagcaggaaatgttgggtttgcatcgctggtaacttaacacgactctgatacggctgcccctTGGGAGGTTTCCGGAAAGCTGACtgatcagaacagagtgggcttatagagaggggggccttaaagagacaggagctaagactgcctgttagagacagaggctgaactgaggagctgcataaagggccagtataagataaataaggagtattttgaactgtgaatcatgttCACAGTTTTCTCGTtgtgtccaaaaataaaaatatagaactggaaatgagcataataggtctcCTTTAAGCCAAGTCAGCTgggaatgttttttattttatgcctgcagtgtggaactttaacatataaatgaacgtttGTTACATTAATGtccttgccaaacgagttcacacaatgcttagtcagcattgtgtgaactctctgaatttcacagtataccagagtttttaatctggtggcaggtttgacattcctgtgctggctggatgaatgcatactgcacGTGCTCTATGGACAGAGCACGCACACAAGGGACTTCTGCTGGCTGAGCtggctaacttctggttagctctctgctaactttaATGGGGaataatttaatcgtgcggctcttgtagactttccaaatgttatcagaccgaatggatcaaattctgatagtgaaacgagtcatttcgcaggggttgtgtgacgcaCAAAACAATTtctccactgttttacagccgcGGCAGTAGCGACGGAGAAGGCTACGGCAGAGCCTGTGACATAAGCATGTGtggacagtgtttttgtaattactcttcttgccagaagggggagacaaaaatCTCATACTCCAGCTTTAAGGGTTTATTTTCACACATATAAACTGGCCAGGTATTAGCCTATTTCTCTACATGGGTCCTGAACATATTGAGAGTAAGTGTTCTGtcaaaaagttaaattaatcaaaaaagaaTTTAGGAATATCTACAATATAAAAGATTAAGCCTGCTCACCTTGCTTTGTGTTCAAAACTTTGCAGCCCATGTTGATGACAGTCTTTCCCATCATATCTTGACACAGATCCAGATACCTGTGATAACTGTGTGTGATATGTTTTACTTATGTAAACATGTAGTGTGAGCTTTTGATGGCTGCAATGCAAAACCAATCTGTGAAATCTTTAATCTTTGTCAGGCATCATACTTTCAGAATTACTTAGGATTTTAGGTAATCTAGTGTGTCATAAGCCTATATTATTTCCCCATCATTGTTAAATCTACAGTGAGGAGATTAAATTCTCCTCTTAACTTGTTACACAGTGTTTTGTTACTTCCTTCATCATTGCTTAAAAACCTCATGGGCAGCTGCATTTTTCATCATCGACTATTAATAGTCACAACATTGCAGTCTTTTAAAATAagacacaaaactgaaaatctgCTCTTCAtaaagaacaaagaaatgatcatagatttttttcttctcagacAAGCTGGGGTCCACAGTGTTTGCACCAGTTAAAATGGATTTTGTTGGAAATATCAAGGTAAGTGGACCTGTTAGAATACTTACTGTTCAACAAATTATCATTTGATTTAGAGCCAAAGTTGTTTGACAGAAGTGGCTATGAATCTTGTGTTGAACATGTCACAATGTGACAAATTCGCTGATGTGTCATGTCATTTAAGCTCTTCAAAACTATCCTgcaattttttaagaaaagaactgGCCCTATTAGAATATACTGAGCTGTGAAAATGTATAATTCCCCTTTTTTGTCATTAGTTGTTAAAAATTAGAAAATAGTAGGTGGAAGAGTAGGATCTGAATGTTTTTTAAGATATGTGTTACTATATCAACTCGTCCCTTATCCCTGTAGAAAATTCAGCAGAAGCTGATGTCAGACCCCGACAGTTTTCCCACACTACAGTCCATCGTGCTGCATGAAGTTCAGGCAGACGTCACCCAGGTGCGCAACTCTGCCACTGAGGCCCTGCTGTGGCTCAGGCGAGGCCTGAAGTTCCTCAAGGAGTTTCTGTCAGAAATCAACGCAGGAGAACAAGACATCCAGGGTGCCCTCAGTGAGTTTGACCTTGACAATGCAAAGTCGGACACGCACAAATCAATTTACTTGTCATCTGATGAACTATCTgatctgtcttttctttcactCAGACAATGCCTATGGAAAGACTCTTCGACAGTACCATGGATGGGTTGTGCGAGGTGTATTTGCTGTGGGtatttgctgtgtgtgtatttttatcttagggttaggggtagTTTCATACATGCTTAGTGtgaccactttttttttctcctacaGTTGGCACTGAGAGCTGCCCCATCTTATCAAAGTTTCGCTGCTGCTTTAGTGTCCAGAGAAGGTGACGAGCTGAAGAGCGGCTTCAAAAGCGGCATGCACAGGGACCTGGATGTGTACCTGCCTGCTATGCAGAAGCAG
The sequence above is drawn from the Thunnus maccoyii chromosome 10, fThuMac1.1, whole genome shotgun sequence genome and encodes:
- the plekha8 gene encoding pleckstrin homology domain-containing family A member 8, encoding MEGMLYKWTNYISGWQPRWFVLDGGTLSYYDSQEDAWKGCKGSIKISVCEIQVHSSDSTRVDLTIPGEQYFYLRAINAAERQKWLVALGTAKACLTDNRTKREKELQENTEALKTKMSELRLYCDLLLQQVNKIKENDELGDTAETGIDTGNMVKSTCTTFLKTLEECMQIANRTFSTDMATQSPPGSPPVAAIKPQKIKPVNQLNQNLGEKWRDLSETTGEAIAHDNQSLDSGAEGPDEPDRPEHHPSPSDIDAANGNSSVQEEQVDPSLHTTQNTSETKHYDQPAEGDEENDTDDQKDTKQEQKHKVDQSEEHDNNSEEENAVQPQQQQEAVPDQDEQDEQDEQYEQDEVQHEGETSRDSTEPEDTEQVETFFSTMSHRFSDLRLDDDNGIPTQEFLDSCYAIVPVLDKLGSTVFAPVKMDFVGNIKKIQQKLMSDPDSFPTLQSIVLHEVQADVTQVRNSATEALLWLRRGLKFLKEFLSEINAGEQDIQGALNNAYGKTLRQYHGWVVRGVFALALRAAPSYQSFAAALVSREGDELKSGFKSGMHRDLDVYLPAMQKQLAILDALYEEYNLESDEVV
- the fkbp14 gene encoding peptidyl-prolyl cis-trans isomerase FKBP14, translated to MIFFSICSILPSLFAFATGGKLPEPEVKIEVIQKPFMCYRKTKYGDMLLVHYEGYLESNGTMFHSSRKHGDKNPVWFTLGIREVIKGWDKGLQNMCTGEHRKLTVPPSLAYGKEGKGQIPPGSTLIFDIELMEIRNGPRSHETFREMDLNDDWKLSRQEVKEYLKKEYEKHGYSPNDTEHEAMIDDIFKNEDEDEDGFISTREFTYQHDEL